In Paenibacillus guangzhouensis, a single window of DNA contains:
- a CDS encoding MFS transporter, whose amino-acid sequence MFKNPYVRTIILSRVLIHLGIWVRNFAILLYVTDMTHNDPRYVSLISVMEYAPIFIFAIIGGTFADRSKPRRTMIGSDLLSALSILAVLLIILYGSWHALFFATLISSILSQFSQPSAMKLYKQHVPEEQLQAVMGIYQTLTAVFVVIGPMVGTFIYQQYGLEIALATTAVLFLGAAGILSWLPKDTEDYQQGQKAHFLQDLKDGLRYVWRKRELKSLGGAFFFSGIAAGLIQPLLIFVTMENLGLDKGQLKWLMMTNGAAMLVGGAVVMAIAKRIRPQTLLTIGLIVSTFTTIGNGFSHALPLTILCQIFGGFFYPFIMIGINTLMIQNTEGAYIGRVGGVMTPLFMGMMVVGMSSAGMLKSALSLSTVYLMSGCLFFIGMLVLLPLYRRKVQGAAGVSTSIQDAEAQ is encoded by the coding sequence ATGTTTAAGAATCCGTATGTTCGGACGATCATCTTATCCCGCGTGCTCATTCACTTGGGTATATGGGTTAGGAACTTTGCAATTTTGCTGTATGTCACGGATATGACGCATAACGATCCACGCTATGTGTCGTTAATCTCGGTGATGGAATACGCGCCAATTTTTATTTTTGCGATTATCGGAGGTACATTTGCCGATCGGTCCAAGCCGCGAAGGACAATGATCGGTAGTGATCTATTATCCGCACTATCGATCCTTGCGGTGTTACTCATCATCTTGTACGGGTCATGGCATGCCTTGTTTTTCGCAACGTTAATTTCTTCGATCTTGTCACAATTCTCGCAACCCTCCGCCATGAAGCTCTATAAGCAGCATGTGCCGGAAGAACAGCTGCAAGCAGTCATGGGGATTTACCAGACGTTAACAGCGGTCTTTGTCGTGATTGGGCCGATGGTAGGAACGTTTATCTATCAACAATATGGACTGGAAATTGCGCTAGCGACCACGGCCGTCTTGTTCCTCGGGGCAGCGGGGATTCTCTCGTGGCTGCCGAAGGACACCGAAGATTATCAGCAAGGGCAGAAGGCTCATTTTCTGCAGGATCTGAAAGACGGACTTCGTTATGTATGGCGCAAGAGAGAACTGAAATCACTAGGTGGAGCCTTCTTCTTCTCTGGTATCGCGGCAGGATTGATTCAGCCGCTGCTCATTTTCGTCACAATGGAGAATTTGGGACTGGATAAGGGGCAATTGAAATGGCTCATGATGACGAACGGGGCGGCGATGCTCGTAGGCGGGGCCGTCGTTATGGCGATCGCCAAGCGTATCAGGCCTCAGACGCTGCTGACCATCGGTCTGATCGTCAGCACGTTCACGACGATTGGGAACGGGTTTTCGCATGCATTGCCGCTTACGATCCTATGTCAAATCTTCGGCGGATTTTTCTATCCGTTCATTATGATCGGGATTAATACGCTGATGATTCAGAATACGGAAGGCGCGTACATTGGACGCGTCGGGGGCGTGATGACGCCGCTATTCATGGGGATGATGGTCGTCGGGATGTCCTCGGCCGGGATGCTGAAGAGCGCATTATCCTTATCCACCGTCTATCTGATGAGCGGGTGTCTGTTCTTCATCGGCATGCTGGTATTATTGCCGCTATATCGTAGAAAAGTACAAGGTGCGGCGGGAGTCTCGACCTCGATTCAAGACGCTGAAGCGCAATAG
- a CDS encoding S-layer homology domain-containing protein, giving the protein MKTKILSTLLAGILCLPLVLNTAFAATGPVFSLKADQKQAKIGETVSLTLSGKGIKDLYAYEAKFTYDPNQLEVVTAKSKMEGFSVSPIKKDKEITIAHTKIGKVNGQDGDFDIGTISFKVKKEGDIQVTWTAMKTVDHNLNSSNVTVNSSASFKVSGKASAPALTDIQNHWAKDQILEAVEKGIVDGYPDGTFKPDAPISRAEFAAILARALQLPDGDALQFNDLLKIPNWAQPQVAKAVKAGIITGYDDNTFRANNTISRTEIAAMAARGLKLTEGSGDTLNFADKNAIPAWAKGWVEAAVDKTIIKGRDGNKFVPKAGATRAEATVIVLRMLDSK; this is encoded by the coding sequence ATGAAAACGAAAATCCTATCGACTTTGCTCGCCGGCATTCTATGCCTGCCTCTCGTATTGAATACAGCATTCGCAGCTACAGGACCTGTGTTCTCTTTAAAAGCAGATCAGAAGCAAGCCAAAATCGGTGAGACGGTCTCCCTGACGTTAAGCGGAAAAGGAATCAAGGACTTGTACGCTTATGAAGCGAAATTCACTTATGATCCGAATCAATTGGAAGTCGTCACGGCGAAGTCCAAGATGGAGGGGTTCTCCGTATCTCCAATCAAGAAGGATAAGGAGATAACGATCGCGCATACGAAAATTGGCAAAGTGAATGGTCAGGATGGGGATTTCGATATCGGCACCATATCGTTCAAAGTGAAAAAAGAGGGCGATATTCAAGTGACTTGGACGGCGATGAAGACGGTAGATCATAACTTGAATTCATCGAACGTCACGGTAAATAGCTCGGCATCGTTCAAGGTTTCCGGCAAAGCGAGCGCACCTGCACTAACGGATATTCAGAACCATTGGGCGAAGGATCAAATTCTAGAAGCGGTCGAGAAGGGCATCGTCGATGGATATCCGGACGGCACATTTAAGCCGGATGCGCCGATCTCACGCGCGGAATTCGCTGCTATTCTGGCACGCGCGCTGCAATTGCCGGATGGTGACGCACTGCAATTCAATGATCTGTTGAAGATCCCGAATTGGGCGCAGCCGCAAGTCGCCAAAGCAGTCAAAGCAGGCATCATCACAGGCTATGATGACAATACCTTCCGGGCGAACAACACGATCTCACGTACTGAAATTGCAGCAATGGCAGCACGTGGATTGAAGCTGACAGAGGGTTCGGGCGATACTCTGAATTTCGCGGACAAGAATGCGATTCCAGCGTGGGCTAAAGGCTGGGTCGAAGCGGCCGTGGATAAGACGATCATCAAAGGGCGTGACGGCAATAAGTTTGTTCCGAAAGCTGGAGCGACTCGTGCGGAAGCTACGGTAATCGTACTTCGCATGTTGGATTCAAAATAA
- a CDS encoding sensor domain-containing diguanylate cyclase gives MEPIRQPRKGLKLSAIISIVVLISVFVTIIINTIVGYRAERISLYNNTIEFNKINATDLSKTTQSLVVSMKKSMKVTAEYFKDVPLTDANVLSQLDFFMNTNHYFNSIVVVNAGGTIVSTSPSHLSLIGQKLSSQAAQQALERRTPLISEPYMGITKRLIVLVSHPIFNSKGEYKGFVAGSIYLQHPNIFQNILGTQNKNKNGSYYYVVDASGRLIYHPDSSRIAEKVDQNPVVQNLIQGNSGQQTVTNIKGVTYLAGFAKVDEVGWGIVSQTPESYIQARSNKLIQNMLVFSMPYLIVLLLLSIWLARRLSKPLYQLANAASRLSQGDESLTSIPLQPSWNYETNELAKTIAIAFNRMKQKTDELSQEAKTDPLTGLTNRRTMMDLTSLWEEQGISYALAMLDLDRFKSVNDTYGHQRGDEVLKFLAMVMMEEKRDQDFCCRYGGEEFTILMPDTTEQEAFIVAERIRARMEKSISPIGRTVTLSIGISSNAEGSEERMDLLLKKADEALYAAKHAGRNRVIMYRNMETEVLLR, from the coding sequence ATGGAACCGATCAGGCAGCCGCGTAAAGGCTTAAAATTATCAGCAATCATCTCTATTGTTGTACTCATTTCCGTCTTCGTCACGATCATTATCAATACGATTGTCGGGTATCGAGCAGAACGAATCTCGTTATACAACAACACGATAGAATTCAACAAAATCAATGCGACGGATTTAAGTAAGACGACGCAATCGTTGGTGGTATCGATGAAGAAGAGCATGAAAGTGACGGCAGAATACTTCAAGGATGTGCCGCTAACGGATGCGAATGTCCTGTCACAGCTGGACTTCTTCATGAATACGAATCATTATTTCAATTCCATTGTCGTCGTCAATGCAGGGGGGACGATCGTCTCGACTTCACCAAGCCATCTGTCCTTAATCGGTCAGAAACTGAGCTCACAGGCTGCACAGCAGGCGCTCGAACGTCGGACCCCACTCATTTCAGAGCCCTATATGGGGATTACGAAGCGGTTGATTGTACTCGTCAGTCACCCGATCTTCAACTCCAAAGGGGAGTACAAAGGATTCGTTGCGGGTTCTATCTATTTGCAGCACCCGAATATTTTTCAGAACATTCTAGGCACTCAGAATAAAAATAAGAATGGATCGTATTATTATGTCGTCGATGCGTCGGGACGATTGATCTATCATCCAGATTCATCACGTATTGCAGAGAAGGTAGATCAGAATCCCGTTGTGCAGAATCTAATTCAAGGGAACAGCGGTCAACAAACCGTGACTAACATCAAGGGAGTTACGTATCTAGCTGGATTTGCGAAAGTGGATGAAGTCGGTTGGGGTATCGTATCACAGACGCCAGAGAGCTATATTCAAGCACGCAGTAACAAGCTTATTCAGAATATGCTCGTGTTCTCTATGCCGTACTTGATTGTTCTATTGTTGTTGTCGATCTGGCTTGCCCGCCGATTATCCAAGCCCTTATACCAGCTCGCGAATGCGGCGTCGCGACTCTCGCAAGGGGATGAGAGTCTAACTTCGATTCCGCTTCAACCGAGCTGGAATTACGAGACGAATGAGCTTGCGAAGACCATTGCCATTGCATTCAATCGGATGAAGCAGAAGACGGATGAGCTCTCGCAAGAAGCGAAGACGGATCCATTAACAGGCTTAACGAACCGTCGAACGATGATGGACCTAACGTCGCTCTGGGAAGAGCAAGGAATATCTTATGCATTAGCAATGTTGGATCTGGATCGGTTCAAGTCTGTGAACGATACATACGGTCATCAACGTGGCGATGAAGTGTTGAAATTCCTCGCGATGGTGATGATGGAAGAGAAACGGGACCAGGACTTCTGCTGTCGGTATGGCGGGGAAGAGTTTACGATTCTTATGCCGGATACGACCGAACAAGAAGCCTTTATCGTTGCGGAGCGGATACGAGCTAGGATGGAGAAGTCCATTAGTCCGATTGGTCGGACAGTCACGTTATCGATAGGCATTTCTTCGAATGCAGAGGGTTCGGAAGAACGTATGGATCTCTTACTGAAGAAGGCGGATGAGGCGTTATATGCGGCCAAACATGCAGGACGGAATCGCGTGATTATGTATCGGAATATGGAGACTGAAGTGCTCTTGAGGTAA
- a CDS encoding cupin domain-containing protein, whose protein sequence is MTQQISPLVHALDLQPHPEGGWYKELWKSSFVIPQDVLGPSYSGPRFSATSIYFLLHPGESSAWHTVLSDELWLWHSGSPLRLTLGGLADQPQTEKEIILGADILKGQQPQALVPAHVWQKAEPLGDEPVFVSCVVAPGFHFDDFRMIQK, encoded by the coding sequence ATTACACAACAGATTTCGCCGCTCGTCCATGCACTTGATCTGCAGCCGCATCCAGAAGGCGGTTGGTACAAAGAATTATGGAAATCATCATTCGTCATTCCACAGGATGTCTTAGGCCCGAGTTATTCCGGTCCACGATTCTCAGCAACCTCCATTTACTTCTTATTGCATCCGGGTGAATCCTCGGCGTGGCATACGGTATTGTCCGATGAATTATGGTTGTGGCATTCAGGAAGTCCGCTGCGCCTTACCCTGGGTGGACTCGCAGACCAACCGCAGACAGAGAAAGAAATTATTCTAGGCGCCGACATCCTGAAGGGACAGCAGCCACAAGCGTTGGTTCCGGCTCATGTCTGGCAGAAGGCAGAACCGCTAGGCGATGAGCCTGTATTCGTCTCTTGTGTTGTCGCACCCGGGTTTCATTTCGACGATTTCCGCATGATTCAGAAGTAA
- a CDS encoding endonuclease/exonuclease/phosphatase family protein, producing the protein MNRKEQSSVRLRVLTYNIHHGEGMDGVVDLERIAKVMKSLQPDIIALQEVDKCVPRSDDVDQTAELARLMGMTGVFGHAIDLMDGEYGVAILTRFTIISAQKTNLPNMEHGEQRIVLTAKLDVGSHVPPVTFSAAHLEWNPKEIQAAQAEVILKLHGQDSPYILAGDLNAVPSSDTMKRLTEAWTDATANITDWTNPEDGKIDYIMVGTKNQWHVEEAFLLREDVASDHRPVLAVLTWRG; encoded by the coding sequence ATGAACAGGAAGGAGCAATCATCTGTAAGGCTGCGTGTATTGACCTACAATATTCATCATGGAGAAGGGATGGATGGGGTTGTCGATCTTGAGCGGATCGCGAAGGTGATGAAATCACTGCAGCCGGACATTATTGCACTGCAAGAGGTAGATAAATGTGTTCCGCGCAGCGATGATGTGGATCAGACAGCGGAGCTTGCCCGACTGATGGGGATGACGGGGGTATTCGGACATGCGATCGACTTGATGGATGGCGAGTACGGCGTGGCCATCTTAACGCGATTCACGATTATCTCAGCACAGAAGACGAACCTGCCGAACATGGAACATGGTGAACAGCGCATCGTGTTAACGGCAAAGCTGGATGTTGGGAGCCATGTGCCTCCAGTCACGTTCTCCGCAGCACATTTGGAATGGAACCCCAAAGAGATCCAAGCGGCACAGGCTGAAGTGATCTTGAAGCTGCATGGGCAGGACTCGCCTTATATTCTTGCAGGAGATTTGAATGCTGTACCCAGCTCAGATACGATGAAACGCTTGACTGAAGCGTGGACCGATGCCACGGCGAACATCACCGATTGGACGAATCCCGAAGACGGGAAAATCGACTACATTATGGTTGGCACGAAAAATCAATGGCATGTGGAAGAGGCATTTCTGCTTAGAGAAGATGTCGCATCAGATCATCGGCCAGTTCTTGCGGTGTTAACCTGGAGAGGGTAA
- a CDS encoding YheC/YheD family endospore coat-associated protein, producing the protein MGAIVGVLLDPKTYAGIRSGKTGSERIAFYQKAGQELGITPFFMSLRPIRSNAVVGLIYRHPKFHLVRRPIPSVTHNRAMALSKSSKQMMARLATRSTIFNRVNRFDKFYIYQLMYKDKRMRRYLPWSVKFSREQLRKAMINHRALYIKPTSSSIGEGIIKIQKNTNGLWNLTWKKKDTYLLSEDRAIAWIKKKVGKQRYMIQEAIQLAKHDGNVYDLRVSVQRGGTGKWQVTGIVGKVAAKGSHVTNVAKGGKVKRMQVLFRGSGFHPDQMKRTVEKSSLQMVKYLSTKLPLLADVGLDIGIDETGQVKLIEMNCRDQRYSFRKANMKKTFYKTYETPLRYAKFLLLKKKSSKSKLPNLEQSKKKVLQ; encoded by the coding sequence ATGGGTGCAATCGTTGGTGTTCTCCTCGATCCGAAGACGTATGCAGGAATACGAAGTGGGAAAACAGGAAGTGAACGCATTGCTTTTTATCAGAAAGCGGGTCAAGAACTTGGCATTACTCCCTTCTTTATGTCACTACGGCCCATACGGAGTAATGCAGTTGTCGGACTGATTTATAGACATCCTAAATTCCATCTTGTTCGTCGTCCGATTCCGAGTGTGACACATAATCGCGCCATGGCTCTGTCGAAGTCGAGTAAACAGATGATGGCGAGGTTGGCCACACGCAGCACGATATTTAACCGTGTGAATCGGTTTGATAAATTCTATATCTATCAGTTGATGTACAAAGATAAACGAATGCGGCGCTACTTGCCATGGTCTGTGAAATTCTCTCGTGAACAACTGCGAAAAGCGATGATCAATCATCGTGCGCTTTATATTAAACCAACAAGCAGCAGTATAGGAGAAGGGATCATCAAGATTCAGAAGAATACAAACGGACTGTGGAACTTGACTTGGAAGAAGAAAGATACCTATCTGTTAAGTGAGGACAGAGCAATCGCTTGGATCAAGAAAAAGGTTGGAAAACAAAGATATATGATTCAAGAAGCGATCCAATTAGCCAAACACGATGGGAATGTCTACGATTTGCGCGTCTCCGTTCAGCGCGGGGGAACGGGGAAGTGGCAGGTTACCGGAATCGTTGGAAAGGTGGCGGCGAAAGGAAGTCATGTGACCAATGTCGCCAAAGGTGGGAAAGTGAAGCGGATGCAGGTCTTGTTCCGAGGAAGCGGTTTTCACCCGGACCAGATGAAGCGTACCGTTGAGAAGTCTTCGCTTCAAATGGTTAAATATCTTAGCACGAAGCTGCCTCTTTTAGCGGATGTTGGTCTCGATATTGGCATCGATGAGACAGGACAAGTGAAATTAATTGAGATGAATTGCAGGGATCAACGTTACTCTTTCCGGAAAGCCAATATGAAGAAGACTTTCTATAAAACGTATGAAACGCCGCTGCGGTATGCCAAATTTCTGTTATTGAAGAAAAAGAGCTCCAAATCGAAATTACCAAATCTTGAACAATCGAAAAAGAAAGTGCTACAATAG